The Streptomyces sp. HUAS CB01 genome has a segment encoding these proteins:
- a CDS encoding DNA translocase FtsK: MASRTSGKGSQGTAGTAKPRAGRTTGAAKKAAPAKRTAAKPAAGKRVPAKKAPARKAAAKKAAPRPAPNPTGGVLWLLRAVWLGIAHALGAMLRGIGRGAKGLDPVHRKDGLALLLLALSLIVAAGTWSNLRGPVGDLVEMLVTGAFGRLDLLVPILLVAVAVRLILYPERPEANGRIVIGLTALVIGVLGQVHIACGSPGREDGAEAMQDAGGLIGWAASKPLIFMMTEVLAVPLLVLLTVFGLLVVTATPVNAIPQRLRRLGVRLGIVEAPYEPGQGDAGEPGEYDDEWREARPARRRAPARRDAEVYDADKAEEEALSRRRRRGASAQPDPGRPMDAVDVAAAAAAALDGAVLNGMPPSPVVAGLTRDLTAERERAAGPLPGARTERPAATAPAAEEKPAPSGSVPDLTKPAPDASQPLPPRAEQLQLSGDITYGLPSLDLLVRGGPGKSRSAANDAIVASLTNVFTEFKVDAAVTGFTRGPTVTRYEVELGPAVKVERITALTKNIAYAVASPDVRIISPIPGKSAVGIEIPNTDREMVNLGDVLRLADAAEDDHPMLVALGKDVEGGYVMANLAKMPHILVAGATGSGKSSCINCLITSVMVRATPEDVRMVLVDPKRVELTAYEGIPHLITPIITNPKRAAEALQWVVREMDLRYDDLAAFGFRHIDDFNRAVREGRVKAPEGSERELQPYPYLLVIVDELADLMMVAPRDVEDAIVRITQLARAAGIHLVLATQRPSVDVVTGLIKANVPSRLAFATSSLADSRVILDQPGAEKLIGKGDGLFLPMGAGKPTRMQGAFVTEEEVAAVVRHCKEQMAPVFRDDVVVGTKQKKEIDEDIGDDLDLLCQAAELVVSTQFGSTSMLQRKLRVGFAKAGRLMDLMESRNIVGPSEGSKARDVLVKPDELDGVLAVIRGESDS; the protein is encoded by the coding sequence ATGGCCTCACGTACGTCCGGCAAGGGTTCCCAGGGCACGGCGGGCACCGCGAAGCCGCGCGCCGGCCGTACGACCGGCGCCGCGAAGAAGGCGGCGCCCGCCAAGAGGACCGCGGCGAAGCCCGCGGCCGGGAAGCGCGTACCCGCGAAGAAGGCTCCCGCCCGCAAGGCGGCCGCGAAGAAGGCCGCGCCCAGGCCCGCGCCGAATCCCACCGGCGGCGTGCTGTGGCTCCTCCGTGCCGTGTGGCTCGGCATCGCCCACGCCCTCGGCGCGATGCTCCGCGGCATAGGACGCGGTGCCAAGGGGCTCGATCCTGTGCACCGCAAGGACGGACTCGCGCTCCTGCTGCTCGCCCTCTCGCTGATCGTCGCCGCGGGCACCTGGTCGAACCTGCGCGGTCCGGTCGGCGACCTCGTCGAGATGCTCGTCACCGGCGCGTTCGGCAGGCTCGACCTGCTCGTGCCGATACTGCTCGTCGCCGTCGCCGTACGGCTGATCCTCTATCCCGAGCGGCCCGAGGCCAACGGCCGGATCGTCATCGGGCTCACGGCACTCGTCATCGGCGTGCTCGGCCAGGTCCACATCGCCTGCGGCTCCCCGGGGCGCGAGGACGGCGCCGAGGCGATGCAGGACGCGGGCGGTCTGATCGGCTGGGCCGCCTCCAAACCGCTGATCTTCATGATGACCGAGGTCCTCGCCGTACCGCTCCTGGTGCTGCTCACGGTCTTCGGGCTCCTTGTCGTCACCGCCACGCCCGTCAACGCCATCCCGCAGCGGCTGCGCAGGCTCGGGGTCCGCCTCGGGATCGTGGAAGCGCCGTACGAGCCCGGGCAGGGCGACGCGGGAGAGCCGGGGGAGTACGACGACGAGTGGCGCGAGGCGCGGCCCGCGCGCCGCCGCGCCCCCGCGCGCCGCGACGCCGAGGTGTACGACGCCGACAAGGCGGAGGAGGAGGCGCTGTCCCGGCGCCGGCGCCGCGGGGCCTCCGCACAGCCCGACCCCGGCCGGCCCATGGACGCGGTCGACGTGGCCGCCGCCGCCGCGGCGGCCCTGGACGGTGCCGTCCTCAACGGCATGCCGCCGTCACCCGTCGTCGCCGGTCTGACCCGCGACCTCACCGCCGAGCGGGAGCGCGCCGCCGGTCCGCTGCCCGGCGCGCGGACCGAGCGGCCCGCGGCCACCGCGCCCGCCGCCGAGGAGAAGCCGGCGCCGTCGGGCTCCGTACCGGACCTCACCAAGCCCGCCCCCGACGCGTCGCAGCCCCTGCCTCCGCGGGCCGAGCAACTGCAGCTCTCCGGGGACATCACCTACGGACTGCCGTCCCTGGACCTGCTGGTACGCGGCGGACCGGGCAAGAGCCGCAGCGCCGCCAACGACGCGATCGTCGCCTCCCTCACGAACGTCTTCACCGAGTTCAAGGTCGACGCCGCCGTCACCGGCTTCACCCGCGGTCCTACCGTCACCCGGTACGAGGTCGAGCTCGGCCCCGCCGTGAAGGTCGAGCGGATCACCGCGCTGACCAAGAACATCGCCTACGCCGTGGCCAGCCCCGATGTGCGGATCATCTCGCCGATCCCCGGCAAGTCCGCCGTCGGCATCGAGATCCCGAACACCGACCGGGAGATGGTCAACCTCGGCGACGTGCTGCGACTGGCGGACGCGGCCGAGGACGACCACCCCATGCTGGTCGCGCTCGGCAAGGACGTCGAGGGCGGCTACGTCATGGCCAACCTGGCGAAGATGCCGCACATCCTGGTCGCCGGCGCCACCGGCTCCGGCAAGTCCTCCTGCATCAACTGCCTGATCACCTCCGTGATGGTGCGGGCCACCCCGGAGGACGTCCGGATGGTCCTCGTCGACCCCAAGCGGGTCGAGCTCACGGCCTACGAGGGCATCCCTCACCTGATCACGCCGATCATCACCAACCCCAAGCGGGCCGCCGAGGCCCTGCAGTGGGTAGTGCGCGAGATGGACCTGCGCTACGACGACCTCGCCGCGTTCGGCTTCCGGCACATCGACGACTTCAACCGGGCCGTGCGCGAGGGCCGCGTCAAGGCGCCCGAGGGCAGTGAGCGCGAGCTGCAGCCCTACCCGTACCTGCTGGTGATCGTCGACGAGCTCGCGGACCTGATGATGGTCGCCCCGCGCGACGTCGAGGACGCCATCGTCCGGATCACCCAGCTGGCCCGCGCCGCCGGCATCCATCTGGTCCTGGCCACCCAGCGGCCCTCGGTCGACGTGGTCACCGGTCTGATCAAGGCGAACGTGCCCTCGCGGCTCGCCTTCGCCACCTCCTCCCTCGCCGACAGCCGGGTCATCCTGGACCAGCCGGGCGCGGAGAAGCTCATCGGCAAGGGCGACGGCCTGTTCCTGCCCATGGGGGCCGGCAAGCCCACCCGTATGCAGGGCGCCTTCGTGACCGAGGAGGAGGTCGCGGCCGTCGTCCGGCACTGCAAGGAGCAGATGGCCCCCGTCTTCCGGGACGACGTGGTCGTCGGGACGAAGCAGAAGAAGGAGATCGACGAGGACATCGGTGACGACCTCGACCTGCTCTGCCAGGCCGCGGAGCTGGTGGTCTCCACCCAGTTCGGGTCGACGTCCATGCTCCAGCGCAAGCTCCGGGTCGGCTTCGCCAAGGCCGGCCGCCTCATGGACCTCATGGAGTCCAGGAACATCGTGGGCCCCAGCGAGGGCTCCAAGGCGCGTGACGTTCTCGTGAAACCCGATGAGCTGGATGGAGTGCTCGCGGTGATCCGTGGGGAGTCTGATTCGTAA
- a CDS encoding helix-turn-helix domain-containing protein — protein MSIGNSPEDDRPSLEDDGPSIGHALQQARTDAGLTVDEVSTSTRVRVPIVQAIEQDDFSRCGGDVYARGHIRTLARVVGLDPEPLVARYDAEHGGRPSPTPAAPLFEAERIRPERRRPNWTAAMVAAIVAVIGFVGFTLFNGSDGANGTKQVAEGSTPEKTSPKPPPAKPVAPKPDASESAIAAVPQDKVTVKLTAVDDKSWISAKSANGKLLFDGLLLAGESKTFQDDERLDLILGNAGAIELFVNGKKIEDKFENGQVERLSYAKGDPEAG, from the coding sequence GTGTCCATCGGCAACTCCCCCGAAGACGACCGTCCTTCTCTCGAAGACGACGGGCCTTCGATCGGTCACGCGCTCCAGCAGGCGCGCACCGACGCAGGTCTCACCGTCGACGAGGTCAGCACTTCCACCCGTGTGCGCGTTCCCATCGTGCAGGCGATCGAGCAGGACGACTTCTCGCGCTGCGGTGGCGATGTCTACGCGCGCGGGCACATCAGGACACTCGCGCGTGTCGTGGGGCTGGATCCGGAACCTCTCGTCGCGCGGTACGACGCCGAGCACGGCGGACGTCCCTCGCCGACCCCGGCGGCCCCGCTCTTCGAGGCGGAACGCATCCGCCCCGAGCGCAGGCGCCCCAACTGGACCGCCGCGATGGTCGCGGCGATCGTCGCCGTCATCGGTTTCGTCGGCTTCACCCTCTTCAACGGTTCCGACGGCGCCAACGGCACCAAGCAGGTCGCCGAGGGCTCGACGCCCGAGAAGACCAGCCCCAAGCCGCCCCCGGCCAAGCCGGTGGCGCCCAAGCCCGACGCCTCCGAGAGCGCCATCGCCGCCGTCCCGCAGGACAAGGTGACGGTGAAGCTGACGGCGGTCGACGACAAGAGCTGGATCTCCGCCAAGTCCGCCAACGGCAAGCTGCTCTTCGACGGACTGCTCCTCGCGGGCGAGTCCAAGACCTTCCAGGACGACGAACGGCTGGACCTCATCCTCGGCAACGCCGGCGCGATCGAGCTGTTCGTGAACGGCAAGAAGATCGAGGACAAGTTCGAGAACGGTCAGGTGGAACGGCTGTCCTACGCCAAGGGCGACCCCGAGGCCGGCTGA
- the rimO gene encoding 30S ribosomal protein S12 methylthiotransferase RimO, translating into MPERRTVALVTLGCARNEVDSEELAGRLAADGWELVEEAADADVAVVNTCGFVEAAKKDSVDALLEANDLKDHGRTQAVVAVGCMAERYGKDLAEALPEADGVLGFDDYADISDRLQTILSGGIHASHTPRDRRKLLPISPADRQGADVALPGHAQAPAPEDVPADLPEGLAPASGPRAPLRRRLDTSPVASVKLASGCDRRCSFCAIPSFRGSFVSRRPSDVLGETRWLAEQGVKEIMLVSENNTSYGKDLGDIRLLETLLPELAAVDGIERVRVSYLQPAEMRPGLIDVLTSTEKVAPYFDLSFQHSAPGVLRAMRRFGDTERFLDLLETIRGKAPEAGVRSNFIVGFPGEEETDFAELERFLTEARLDAVGVFGYSDEEGTEAAGYERKLDQDVVDARLAHLSRLAEELTAQRAEERIGETLHVLVESVDDEDGAVGRAAHQAPETDGQVVFTSAVGLAPGRMVEAKVVGTEGVDLMADVVSERREEAGR; encoded by the coding sequence ATGCCCGAACGCCGTACCGTCGCCCTTGTCACTCTTGGCTGCGCCCGTAACGAGGTGGACTCGGAGGAGCTCGCAGGCCGCCTGGCAGCGGACGGCTGGGAGCTCGTCGAGGAAGCCGCCGACGCGGATGTCGCGGTCGTCAACACCTGCGGATTCGTCGAGGCCGCCAAAAAGGACTCCGTCGACGCCCTGCTCGAGGCCAACGACCTCAAGGACCACGGGAGGACCCAGGCCGTCGTCGCGGTCGGCTGCATGGCCGAGCGGTACGGCAAGGACCTCGCCGAGGCCCTGCCCGAGGCCGACGGCGTGCTGGGCTTCGACGACTACGCCGACATCTCCGACCGCCTCCAGACCATCCTGAGCGGCGGCATCCACGCCTCCCACACCCCCCGCGACCGCCGGAAGCTGCTGCCGATCAGCCCGGCGGACCGGCAGGGCGCCGACGTGGCCCTCCCCGGGCACGCCCAGGCGCCCGCCCCCGAGGACGTGCCGGCCGACCTCCCCGAGGGTCTGGCGCCCGCCTCCGGGCCGCGTGCCCCCCTCCGCCGACGGCTCGACACCAGCCCGGTCGCCTCGGTGAAGCTCGCCTCCGGCTGCGACCGGCGCTGCTCGTTCTGCGCCATCCCGTCCTTCCGCGGCTCCTTCGTCTCCCGGCGGCCGAGCGACGTGCTGGGAGAGACCCGCTGGCTCGCCGAGCAGGGCGTGAAGGAGATCATGCTGGTCTCCGAGAACAACACCTCGTACGGCAAGGACCTGGGCGACATCCGGCTGCTGGAGACGCTGCTGCCCGAGCTCGCGGCCGTCGACGGCATCGAGCGGGTCAGGGTGAGCTATCTGCAGCCCGCCGAGATGCGCCCCGGACTGATCGACGTCCTGACGTCCACCGAGAAGGTCGCGCCCTACTTCGACCTCTCGTTCCAGCACAGCGCCCCCGGTGTGCTGCGCGCCATGCGGCGCTTCGGCGACACCGAGCGGTTCCTGGACCTGCTGGAGACCATCCGCGGCAAGGCCCCGGAAGCCGGTGTGCGGTCCAATTTCATCGTCGGCTTCCCGGGTGAGGAGGAGACGGACTTCGCCGAGCTGGAGCGCTTCCTCACGGAGGCGCGCCTGGACGCCGTCGGCGTCTTCGGCTACTCAGACGAGGAGGGCACCGAGGCCGCCGGGTACGAGCGCAAGCTCGACCAGGACGTCGTCGACGCCCGCCTCGCGCATCTGTCCCGGCTCGCCGAGGAGCTGACCGCCCAGCGGGCCGAGGAGCGCATCGGGGAGACCCTGCACGTCCTCGTGGAGTCCGTGGACGACGAGGACGGTGCCGTGGGCCGTGCCGCGCACCAGGCGCCCGAGACCGACGGACAGGTGGTCTTCACGAGTGCCGTCGGCCTGGCACCCGGACGTATGGTCGAAGCGAAGGTCGTCGGTACGGAGGGCGTCGATCTCATGGCCGACGTGGTTTCGGAGCGTCGTGAGGAGGCGGGCAGATGA
- the pgsA gene encoding CDP-diacylglycerol--glycerol-3-phosphate 3-phosphatidyltransferase: protein MTGAPASAAGGTGRPAPGGKLGAAAVNQASLWNIANILTMVRLLLVPGFVVLMLMDGGHDPVWRAWAWAAFAVAMITDVFDGHLARTYNLVTDFGKIADPIADKAIMAAGLICLSGLGDLPWWVTGVILFRELGITLMRFWVIRHGVIPASRGGKLKTLAQGTAVGMYVLVLTGPLATLRWWVMAVAVALTVVTGLDYVRQAVMLRRKGLAAERSAARDRAESSR, encoded by the coding sequence ATGACCGGAGCGCCGGCATCCGCAGCGGGTGGGACCGGAAGGCCGGCGCCCGGCGGGAAGCTGGGCGCTGCGGCCGTCAACCAGGCCAGCCTGTGGAACATCGCCAACATCCTCACCATGGTGCGGCTCCTGCTCGTGCCCGGGTTCGTGGTGCTGATGCTCATGGACGGCGGACACGATCCGGTCTGGCGCGCCTGGGCCTGGGCGGCCTTCGCCGTCGCCATGATCACGGACGTCTTCGACGGGCATCTGGCGCGTACGTACAACCTGGTCACGGACTTCGGGAAGATCGCGGACCCGATCGCCGACAAGGCGATCATGGCCGCCGGTCTGATCTGTCTGTCGGGGCTCGGGGACCTGCCCTGGTGGGTGACCGGAGTGATCCTCTTCCGCGAGCTGGGGATCACGCTGATGCGCTTCTGGGTGATCCGGCACGGAGTGATCCCCGCGAGCCGCGGCGGCAAGCTGAAGACCCTCGCGCAGGGCACCGCCGTCGGCATGTACGTGCTCGTGCTCACCGGTCCGCTGGCCACCCTGCGCTGGTGGGTGATGGCCGTGGCGGTCGCCCTGACCGTGGTCACCGGGCTGGACTACGTGCGCCAGGCGGTGATGCTGCGGCGCAAGGGTCTCGCGGCCGAACGGTCCGCGGCACGGGACCGCGCGGAGTCCTCACGATGA
- a CDS encoding CinA family protein has translation MSSAAAVLRLLAERGESLAVAESLTGGLVAAELTSVPGASKSFLGSVTAYATALKRDLLGVDGTLLAEHGAVHAGVAAQMAAGVRARMGAGWGIATTGVAGPDPQDGQPVGTVFVAVAGPGGSRKVARLRLNGDRSEIRRESVRSVLELLAGELSGKGRAQDTEQNGGNGCLQP, from the coding sequence ATGAGCAGTGCCGCCGCGGTGCTCCGCCTCCTCGCGGAGCGCGGCGAGAGCCTGGCCGTGGCGGAGTCCCTCACGGGCGGTCTCGTGGCCGCGGAGCTGACCTCCGTTCCGGGAGCCTCGAAGAGCTTCCTCGGATCCGTGACGGCTTACGCGACCGCCCTCAAGCGGGATCTCCTGGGGGTCGACGGGACCCTGCTGGCCGAGCACGGAGCGGTGCACGCGGGGGTCGCGGCACAGATGGCCGCCGGAGTACGGGCCCGCATGGGGGCCGGCTGGGGCATCGCGACCACCGGTGTCGCGGGGCCGGACCCCCAGGACGGACAGCCCGTGGGCACGGTCTTCGTCGCGGTCGCGGGCCCCGGCGGCAGCCGGAAAGTGGCCCGGCTGAGATTGAACGGCGACCGCTCGGAAATCCGTAGAGAGAGTGTCCGGAGCGTGCTGGAACTGCTCGCCGGCGAACTCTCGGGTAAGGGGCGGGCACAGGATACGGAACAGAACGGGGGGAATGGATGTTTGCAGCCCTGA
- a CDS encoding helix-turn-helix domain-containing protein: protein MILLRRLLGDVLRRQRQRQGRTLREVSSSARVSLGYLSEVERGQKEASSELLSAICDALDVRMSELMREVSDELSLAELAESAAASEPVSAPVRPLNSVSVTSVAGVPTERVTIKAPAEAVDVVAA, encoded by the coding sequence ATGATTCTGCTCCGTCGCCTGCTGGGTGACGTGCTGCGTCGGCAGCGCCAGCGCCAGGGCCGTACTCTGCGCGAAGTCTCCTCGTCCGCCCGAGTCTCTCTCGGCTATCTCTCCGAGGTGGAGCGGGGGCAGAAGGAGGCTTCCTCCGAGCTGCTCTCCGCGATCTGCGACGCGCTTGACGTACGGATGTCCGAGCTCATGCGGGAAGTGAGCGACGAGCTTTCGCTTGCCGAGCTGGCCGAGTCGGCAGCGGCGAGCGAGCCGGTGTCGGCGCCGGTGCGACCGCTCAATTCCGTGTCCGTGACCTCGGTCGCGGGCGTGCCGACGGAACGGGTGACGATCAAGGCACCGGCGGAAGCGGTGGACGTCGTCGCCGCTTGA
- a CDS encoding Dps family protein, producing MSAVKSSLPEDARKITGEALQGALVDLIDLGLVAKQVHWNVVGPRFRSVHLQLDDVVATARQHSDVVAERASAIGVAPDGRASTVASASAIGKVPDGWIQDTDVVSTMVKSLIAVIERMRERIQATDEPDPVSQDILIALTADLEKHAWMFQAESV from the coding sequence ATGTCTGCGGTGAAGAGCTCGCTGCCCGAGGACGCGCGCAAGATCACCGGTGAGGCCCTCCAGGGCGCGCTGGTGGACCTGATCGATCTGGGGCTCGTGGCCAAGCAGGTCCACTGGAACGTGGTCGGGCCCCGCTTCCGCTCCGTGCACCTCCAGCTGGACGACGTCGTGGCCACGGCGCGGCAGCACTCCGACGTCGTGGCGGAGCGCGCTTCCGCCATCGGTGTCGCACCCGACGGCCGCGCCTCGACCGTCGCCTCCGCGAGCGCCATCGGGAAGGTGCCGGACGGCTGGATCCAGGACACCGACGTGGTCAGCACCATGGTGAAGTCGCTGATCGCGGTGATCGAACGCATGCGTGAGCGCATCCAGGCCACGGACGAGCCCGACCCGGTGAGCCAGGACATCCTCATCGCGCTCACGGCCGACCTCGAGAAGCACGCGTGGATGTTCCAGGCGGAGAGCGTCTAG
- a CDS encoding SDR family NAD(P)-dependent oxidoreductase yields the protein MAVSAYDLTGRTAFVTGAASGIGRATAVLLAEAGATVHCADVAEKELAETRAIVENAGGTAYTHLVDVSERMALDAAMAAAVSTSGPPHVLAAVAGIMHSSPALETTDEDLDRVLAVNFKGVLYACRAAARSMIDAGVPGSIVTMASGAVDAANPGLLCYSAAKAAVVQLTKTLAVELGRHAIRVNAVAPGWVRTPMTDRHDAESQRRVEAAMARISPLGRVGEPADIAHAVLHLASDASSFTTGQILRPNGGVAMPW from the coding sequence ATGGCCGTCTCCGCGTACGACCTCACCGGCCGCACCGCGTTCGTCACCGGTGCGGCGAGCGGCATAGGCCGCGCCACCGCCGTCCTGCTCGCCGAGGCGGGCGCCACCGTGCACTGCGCCGACGTGGCCGAGAAGGAACTCGCCGAGACCCGCGCGATAGTCGAGAACGCGGGCGGCACGGCGTACACCCATCTCGTCGACGTGAGCGAGCGCATGGCACTCGACGCGGCGATGGCGGCGGCCGTGTCCACCTCCGGCCCACCGCACGTTCTGGCCGCCGTCGCCGGCATCATGCACTCCAGCCCGGCCCTGGAGACCACGGACGAGGACCTCGACCGGGTCCTCGCGGTCAACTTCAAGGGCGTTCTGTACGCCTGCCGGGCCGCCGCCCGCTCGATGATCGACGCCGGGGTGCCGGGGTCGATCGTCACCATGGCGTCCGGGGCGGTCGACGCCGCGAATCCTGGTCTGCTCTGCTACAGCGCCGCCAAGGCGGCCGTCGTCCAGCTCACCAAGACCCTTGCCGTGGAACTCGGAAGGCATGCGATCCGGGTCAACGCAGTGGCGCCGGGCTGGGTGCGGACACCCATGACGGACCGCCACGACGCGGAGTCGCAGCGGCGAGTGGAGGCGGCCATGGCCAGGATCTCACCGCTCGGCCGGGTCGGTGAGCCCGCGGACATCGCCCACGCGGTACTGCACCTGGCCTCCGACGCGTCGTCGTTCACGACGGGCCAGATCCTCCGGCCGAACGGGGGCGTCGCGATGCCGTGGTAG
- a CDS encoding Fpg/Nei family DNA glycosylase: MPEGDTVWLTARKLHTALAGRTLTHSDLRVPRFATADLTGREVLDVTARGKHLLTRIEGGLTLHSHLRMDGSWRVFATGERWRGGPNHQIRAVLGNAERTAVGYRLPVLELLRTRDEDKAVGHLGPDLLGPDWDPDAAVRNLLADPSRPVGEALLDQRNLAGIGNVYKSELAFLARVTPWLPIGELPPGVPERLVATAQRLLELNKETFERRTTPSGSAGSRGGDERRSPLRPGEQRLFVYGRRGHPCLRCGTAIRRAGQDDRVSYWCPGCQSGPTT, from the coding sequence ATGCCCGAAGGAGACACCGTCTGGCTGACCGCCCGGAAGCTGCACACCGCCCTGGCAGGACGGACACTGACGCACTCCGACCTCAGGGTGCCCCGGTTCGCCACCGCCGATCTCACCGGCCGGGAGGTGCTGGACGTCACCGCGCGCGGCAAGCATCTGCTCACGCGCATCGAGGGCGGGCTCACGCTCCACTCCCACCTCCGAATGGACGGCTCCTGGCGGGTCTTCGCCACCGGCGAGCGCTGGCGCGGTGGGCCGAACCACCAGATCCGGGCCGTCCTCGGCAACGCCGAACGCACTGCCGTGGGCTACCGCCTTCCCGTTCTGGAGCTGCTGCGGACACGCGACGAGGACAAGGCCGTGGGGCATCTCGGCCCGGATCTGCTGGGGCCGGACTGGGACCCGGACGCCGCCGTGCGCAACCTGCTCGCCGACCCCAGCCGCCCCGTCGGCGAGGCCCTGCTCGACCAGCGCAATCTCGCGGGCATCGGCAATGTCTACAAGTCGGAGCTGGCCTTCCTCGCCCGGGTCACTCCCTGGCTCCCGATCGGTGAGTTGCCCCCGGGTGTTCCCGAGCGCCTCGTCGCCACGGCCCAGCGGTTGCTGGAGCTCAACAAGGAGACCTTCGAACGGCGCACCACCCCCAGCGGGAGCGCCGGGAGCCGTGGCGGCGACGAGCGCCGGAGTCCGCTGCGTCCGGGCGAGCAGCGCCTCTTCGTGTACGGGCGCCGGGGCCACCCTTGTCTGCGCTGCGGCACCGCGATCCGCCGGGCGGGCCAGGACGACCGGGTCTCCTACTGGTGCCCGGGTTGCCAGTCCGGGCCCACGACGTGA